The Pseudomonas sp. SCA2728.1_7 DNA segment TTTTCCACGGTCAGGGTCAGCGGCACGCTGTCGCCTTCCTTGAGCTGACCGGTCAGGCCCATCAGCATCACGTGGTAGCCGTTCGGATCCAGCTTGACGGCTTTGCCGGCCGGCAGCTCGACGAACTTCACCGGGCCCATGCTCATGACGTCGTTCTTCATGGTCATTTCGTGGATCTGCACGTCTTTGGCCGCTGGCGTCGCGACGCTGAGCAACTTGCTGTCGCTGTCGGCGGTGAGGGTCATGAACGCGCCGCTGGCGGACTGGGTCGGCACGGTGGCACGCACCCAGGCGTCGTCGACTTTGGTCTGCGCCGAGACCTGCGAGGCCAGGCCAAGCAGGGACAGAGCGAGTAAGGCACGTTTGATGTGGTTCAAAACAGGTTGCATCAGCAAACCTCCATAACAGTAAGCAAATCTTCCGTGCATTGTTCTGCCGAAAGCGAGGTGGACAGACCCAGGCGCAAGCCGCCGTTGGAGTCGTAAACGTAACTGGTGGCGGTGTGCGAGATGGTGTATGTGTCGCCGGCCGGGACTTTCTCGTAGAACACGTCGAATTCCTTGGCCGTGGCCGCGGTTTCCTCAAGCGTGCCGTACAGCGCAACGAAAGTCGGATCGAAGGCTTTCATGTAGGCGTCGAGGATTTCCGGGGTATCGCGCTCGGGATCGAGGCTGATGAAAATCACCTGTAAACGATCGCCATCGGCGCCCATCAGTTTCTTGATTTTCGCCGCGCGGGCGAGGGTGGTCGGGCAGACTGCCGGGCACTGGGTGAAGCCGAAGAACACCATCGGCATCATGCCGCGAAAGCTCGACAGCGTCATGGTTTCGCCGTCGGTGTTCTTCAGTTTGAAGGTGCGCCCCATGATCTTGTTACTCAGATCCTTGCCGTACTTGTACGACAGTTGGCCGCGGGTGTCGCAGCCGGCGAGCAGGCCTAGCCCGAGCACGCCCATTCCCGCAAGCACCTTGCGGCGAGTCAACAAAGCCGTCATCTAATACCGCCTTTTGCAGCCCGTCAGTCGGCAGGACTGGCGGGGGGTTAACCGTAAAAGCGGCGCATGATACCAAACTGAGGGCAGAGGCCGGCCATGGATCGCCGCACGGCAGAGGATCGAGCGACAAAAGGTGTAAGAAAAAGTGACCACGGACTCACTGCAGCCGTGAATCCTCAGCGCTCCAGCCACCGCCCAGCGCGGTGTACAGATTGACCTCGGCGACCAGTTGCGCGAGGCGATCGGTGATCAGGCCTTGCTGCGAACTGAACAGCGAACGCTGGGCATCGAGGAACGTCAGGCTGCTGTCGACGCCATTCTGATAACGGTTCTGCGCCAGGTTGTAGTAGGTCTGCGTGGCCGCGACCAGATCGCGCTGCGCCTGCAATTGCTGCTGATACGTACTGCGTGCGGCGAGGCCGTCGGCGACTTCCTGAAACGCGGTCTGGATCGACTTTTCGTATTCGGCCACCGCCACGTCTTTCTGCAACTTCGAATAATCCAGACTCGCGCGCAGGCTGCCGGCATTGAAGATCGGCAGGCTGATCTGCGGCTGAAAGGTCCACGCGCCAGAGCCGCCAGCGAACAGTCCGGACAGGTCACGACTGGAGGTGCCGGCATTGGCCGTCAGGCTGACGCTGGGGAAAAACGCCGCCCGCGCTGCGCCGATATTGGCGTTGGCGGCCTTGAGTTTGTATTCGGCCTGGAGAATGTCCGGACGCCGTTGCAGCAGATCCGATGGCAAACCGGCCGGCAGTTGTTGCACCAGATCGCTGGCCAGCGGACGGCCGGGCAAGGCGTCCGGCACTGGCGCGCCGACCAGCAAGGTCAGGCTGTTGAGGTCCTGGGCGACTTGACGTTGATAGCGCGCCAGATTGGCCCGTGAGCTGTCGACGCTGGTCTTCGCTTGCGCCTGCTCCAGCGCTGACGATTTGCCGGCCTCGCGATTGCGCGTGGTCAGGTGCAGGCTCTGTTCATCGGCGGCAAGGGTGTCGCGGGTCAGTTCCAGTAGTTCCTGATCGGCGCGCCAGGTCAGGTAGGCGTTGGCGACGTTGGCGACCAGACTCAGCTCGGCACTGCGTCGCGCCTCTTCGGTCGAGAGCCAGGTCTGCAACGCCTGTTCGCTGAGGCTGCGCACTCGACCGAAGAAATCCAGCTCATAAGCGCTGATACCGAGGTTGACCGAGTACGTTGAGTTGATCAGCGCTTTGCCTTGGGTCACGCTCGGCGGCATGCGCTGGCGCAACTCGTTGGCATTAGCCGACACCGCCGGGAACAGGTCGGCGCGCTGAATGCGATATTGCGCCTGGAACGCTTCGACGTTGAGTGCCGCCACGCGCAGGTCGCGGTTGTTGACCAGCGCGCTTTCGATCAACTGTTGCAGCGCCGGGTCAGTGAACAGTGTGCGCCAGTCCTCGCTGCCCGTTGCAGTCTGCGTTGCTGCCGGATACTGCGCGGCGGTGGGGGAAGCGGGGCGCTGATACTCGGGAATCAATGAACAGCCGCCCATCAGCACCGCGATGGACAGCAGGGAAAGTCGCAACGTCAACATCGAACTGCCTCATGCATTAAAAGAGCGTTGTGCTCAGGCCCCGGCCATCCATTTCGCCAGACCATGGCGACCACTGACCCCTAGTTTGGCCGTGGCGCGTTTCAGGTACGTCTCGATCGAACTGTTCTTGACCCGCAGCTTTTCCGCCATTTGCGGCACGGTGCCGCCGGTCAACAGGCCCAGGCAGACTTCTTTCTCACGCACCGACAAGGCGATGTCGCTGATCGCCAGGCGCTCGTCGAACACCTGTGCCA contains these protein-coding regions:
- a CDS encoding efflux transporter outer membrane subunit, with the translated sequence MLTLRLSLLSIAVLMGGCSLIPEYQRPASPTAAQYPAATQTATGSEDWRTLFTDPALQQLIESALVNNRDLRVAALNVEAFQAQYRIQRADLFPAVSANANELRQRMPPSVTQGKALINSTYSVNLGISAYELDFFGRVRSLSEQALQTWLSTEEARRSAELSLVANVANAYLTWRADQELLELTRDTLAADEQSLHLTTRNREAGKSSALEQAQAKTSVDSSRANLARYQRQVAQDLNSLTLLVGAPVPDALPGRPLASDLVQQLPAGLPSDLLQRRPDILQAEYKLKAANANIGAARAAFFPSVSLTANAGTSSRDLSGLFAGGSGAWTFQPQISLPIFNAGSLRASLDYSKLQKDVAVAEYEKSIQTAFQEVADGLAARSTYQQQLQAQRDLVAATQTYYNLAQNRYQNGVDSSLTFLDAQRSLFSSQQGLITDRLAQLVAEVNLYTALGGGWSAEDSRLQ
- a CDS encoding copper chaperone PCu(A)C, whose translation is MQPVLNHIKRALLALSLLGLASQVSAQTKVDDAWVRATVPTQSASGAFMTLTADSDSKLLSVATPAAKDVQIHEMTMKNDVMSMGPVKFVELPAGKAVKLDPNGYHVMLMGLTGQLKEGDSVPLTLTVENAKGEKETIEVKAPVRALTNMEGHDHSKMH
- a CDS encoding SCO family protein codes for the protein MTALLTRRKVLAGMGVLGLGLLAGCDTRGQLSYKYGKDLSNKIMGRTFKLKNTDGETMTLSSFRGMMPMVFFGFTQCPAVCPTTLARAAKIKKLMGADGDRLQVIFISLDPERDTPEILDAYMKAFDPTFVALYGTLEETAATAKEFDVFYEKVPAGDTYTISHTATSYVYDSNGGLRLGLSTSLSAEQCTEDLLTVMEVC